The genomic region CTCCTTTCTCGGAATGAGCTCGCCTATTTGAACACCCATTTACACCACCAGAGAAAGTAGGAAAAAGGGTTTTTAGGATTTGCCTCCGCCTACCGGGTTGCTCATCACTACTCAGAGAGGGGAAGGGTCTTCATCGGCGATATAGGCCCTTCTCGATAAGGAACTCTTCGTGCTTCGTTCTCCTCTGCCTCTCCTGCACATAAATCCAGCCCATGACAAAGATAAGAGTTGCCATTCCAATCAGCGTCTGCCAGCCGAGCTGGTTGTAGTCAAGTGTTATTATAATCTTTCGCACCATCGCCAGAACGCCGAGCTCAACGACGTTCCTCATGCTGACGTGGTGCTCCTTGACGTACATCGTCAGGAGTTCGAATATCTCAAGAAAGATTA from Thermococcus sp. harbors:
- a CDS encoding phosphate-starvation-inducible PsiE family protein, which produces MGTKHHDVRIIETLLLKWLSVLFDIVVIGLATITMGYVVYLMANLITETMHSFDIENVLHQIVLVIIFLEIFELLTMYVKEHHVSMRNVVELGVLAMVRKIIITLDYNQLGWQTLIGMATLIFVMGWIYVQERQRRTKHEEFLIEKGLYRR